One region of Bdellovibrio bacteriovorus genomic DNA includes:
- a CDS encoding M48 family metalloprotease — MNQKEALLKLDEVLDQWISTPMGRRTFLTSIPLLMAACSTEQHRQREGNLRGDETTLTYDQERNLTKEALPQMRKDYPPVQNPQLQSYISQLGRKIVTANNLQGNPYNYNFTVVDVGYVNAFALPAGTIFVTAPLIAMADSEAELAGVIGHEVGHVKARHTAQRMDAAKKAEGKSWMYAAGGGILGGALGYGIGKLLCNQGDDQCMQKATAYGLAAGAGGGLLVQKYAFMANSREDEMEADRIGFRTSVAAGYDKDKVGLFYEKLLKMEEQSKGEQNKMLSSLADAMSTHPPSRERVVQMNQMAAEQRNGPRTIVSTKEFDRMKLLCGELTKKKQKTG; from the coding sequence ATGAATCAAAAAGAAGCTCTATTAAAACTCGATGAAGTCTTAGATCAATGGATTAGCACCCCAATGGGAAGAAGAACTTTTCTGACTTCCATTCCCCTTTTAATGGCGGCGTGCTCGACCGAACAGCACCGCCAACGCGAGGGGAATCTGCGCGGTGATGAAACCACTTTGACATACGATCAAGAACGAAATCTGACTAAGGAAGCTTTGCCGCAAATGCGCAAAGACTATCCGCCTGTGCAAAACCCACAGCTTCAGTCTTACATTTCTCAGTTGGGTCGTAAGATAGTGACGGCGAACAATCTTCAGGGAAATCCCTATAACTACAACTTCACAGTTGTCGACGTAGGTTACGTGAATGCATTTGCCCTTCCCGCAGGAACTATCTTTGTGACAGCCCCACTGATCGCGATGGCGGATTCCGAAGCCGAACTTGCAGGGGTCATCGGGCACGAAGTCGGTCACGTGAAAGCACGTCACACCGCTCAACGCATGGATGCCGCGAAAAAAGCCGAAGGTAAGTCTTGGATGTACGCTGCGGGCGGTGGAATTCTGGGTGGCGCTTTGGGATATGGCATTGGGAAGCTTCTGTGCAACCAAGGTGATGATCAATGCATGCAGAAAGCGACGGCGTATGGGCTTGCAGCCGGAGCCGGCGGCGGCTTGTTAGTTCAGAAATATGCCTTTATGGCAAATTCGCGGGAAGATGAAATGGAAGCAGACCGTATTGGCTTTAGAACTTCCGTAGCTGCTGGCTACGATAAAGACAAGGTCGGTCTTTTCTATGAAAAGCTTCTTAAGATGGAAGAACAGTCCAAAGGCGAACAGAATAAAATGCTCTCTTCATTGGCAGACGCCATGAGCACACACCCACCAAGTCGTGAGCGTGTTGTGCAGATGAATCAAATGGCTGCCGAACAAAGAAATGGACCACGCACCATTGTTTCAACGAAAGAGTTTGATCGCATGAAGCTGCTTTGCGGAGAACTCACAAAGAAAAAACAAAAGACAGGATAG
- a CDS encoding response regulator transcription factor, with translation MNMFTSSNPLRGADLAAKKIVIVDDYEESCKLLAEILSATYECTYTSDSNSAVKLINEKRPDLILLDYKMPGLMGVDVCRMVRESETTKNTPIIFVSGAATIDERIKAFETGADDFISKPFHVKELILRIKARLSEKEPEAASELTASNLKMNLLSRQVFVDGEEVGLTPKQFDILKMLVAAKNNLVTREKCLTEIWGDTEVTSRNVDSQINYLKRKISKFNGRIVAVPSLGYRLESPE, from the coding sequence TACTTCCAGCAATCCTTTGCGAGGTGCGGATTTGGCAGCAAAAAAGATTGTTATAGTTGATGACTACGAAGAGAGCTGTAAGCTTTTGGCTGAAATTCTCAGTGCGACGTACGAGTGCACCTACACTTCTGACAGCAACTCTGCGGTAAAACTTATTAATGAAAAAAGACCTGATCTTATTTTGTTAGATTACAAAATGCCTGGTTTGATGGGCGTTGATGTGTGCCGTATGGTGCGCGAAAGCGAAACAACGAAGAACACGCCCATCATTTTCGTATCAGGTGCGGCTACGATCGATGAAAGAATCAAAGCTTTCGAGACCGGAGCAGATGACTTTATTTCTAAGCCTTTCCACGTGAAAGAGTTGATTTTGCGAATCAAAGCTCGTCTTTCAGAAAAAGAGCCGGAAGCGGCTTCTGAGCTGACAGCTTCCAATTTGAAAATGAATCTTTTGTCTCGTCAGGTTTTCGTTGATGGTGAAGAGGTTGGTTTAACACCGAAGCAATTCGATATTTTGAAAATGCTTGTGGCGGCTAAAAACAATCTAGTCACTCGTGAAAAATGTCTGACAGAGATTTGGGGAGACACGGAAGTGACTTCTCGTAACGTGGATTCTCAGATCAACTATCTGAAACGTAAGATCAGTAAGTTCAATGGTCGTATCGTGGCGGTTCCTTCGCTGGGTTACCGTTTGGAATCACCGGAATAA